One region of Pseudoalteromonas piscicida genomic DNA includes:
- a CDS encoding sensor histidine kinase: MKKIFSQSLQKQALIAMFIGVLPILTLTLWYAQALSKNQQKTQDIYNKNQKLILEYNFVKADISALEKALQNNQLLQSETLQESIEQKWQNTKKRIQLLKINLPDSLFVAKWRQFAPDEINATSKAEEFQQLVKVLNQFEESFQQTLNKRLSDQEAHFVQLQTWFMFGLVILLPTLIVISIFLINRICQQLNQVESAVSEVGKGNFDKSVELSGSHELQQLGDRLNWLRLELKRIQQQKETFLRHVTHELKTPLASLNEGSSLLNSGLLGDVNPKQQRILIIMENSVAKLGSLIDDLLSYSAASHPDSLHHDAEMNLIQEEVSKHLSDKLGKTDVIVNWQNHDDLKVPYLPCKLVLTQLVSNAIDHAKSNVTISIKEQNGEVLLIVCDDGDGIDINEADSLFQPFVRGEKNKNNNGSGLGLAIVSECVKQLKGDVKWLSVESGASIQVAFPKRDPK; this comes from the coding sequence GTGAAAAAAATTTTTTCTCAGTCATTACAAAAACAGGCACTTATTGCCATGTTTATTGGTGTGCTTCCAATACTCACATTGACTTTGTGGTACGCCCAGGCACTGTCCAAAAACCAACAAAAAACACAGGATATTTATAATAAAAATCAAAAACTTATTCTTGAATACAATTTTGTGAAAGCAGATATCAGTGCGCTTGAAAAAGCACTGCAAAATAATCAGCTGCTGCAAAGTGAAACACTGCAAGAAAGCATCGAGCAGAAGTGGCAAAACACCAAAAAACGCATTCAATTATTAAAAATAAACCTACCCGATTCGCTGTTTGTTGCTAAATGGCGACAGTTCGCTCCTGATGAGATCAATGCCACTTCAAAAGCTGAAGAGTTCCAACAATTGGTTAAGGTGCTTAATCAATTCGAGGAAAGCTTTCAGCAAACACTTAATAAACGCTTATCTGATCAAGAAGCCCATTTCGTGCAGCTGCAAACATGGTTTATGTTTGGTCTCGTTATCTTGCTACCCACCCTTATCGTGATCAGCATCTTTTTGATCAACCGGATTTGTCAGCAACTTAATCAGGTAGAATCTGCGGTATCTGAGGTAGGTAAAGGTAATTTTGATAAGTCAGTTGAACTCTCTGGCAGTCATGAATTGCAGCAATTGGGTGACAGGCTAAATTGGTTAAGGCTCGAACTTAAGCGTATTCAACAACAAAAAGAAACCTTCTTGCGCCATGTTACTCATGAGCTTAAAACCCCTTTAGCATCGCTAAACGAAGGAAGCAGCTTATTAAATAGTGGATTGCTTGGAGATGTTAATCCAAAACAACAACGTATTCTCATCATTATGGAAAACTCTGTTGCAAAGCTTGGCTCATTGATCGATGATTTGCTCAGCTATAGTGCAGCCAGTCACCCAGATAGCCTGCATCACGACGCCGAAATGAATCTTATCCAAGAAGAAGTCTCAAAGCATCTTAGCGATAAGCTAGGAAAGACTGATGTGATAGTGAACTGGCAAAATCATGATGACCTAAAAGTACCTTATCTTCCGTGCAAATTAGTGTTAACTCAATTAGTGAGCAATGCCATTGATCACGCTAAAAGCAATGTCACTATTTCAATTAAAGAACAAAATGGCGAAGTATTGTTGATAGTCTGTGACGACGGTGATGGCATCGACATCAATGAAGCCGATTCATTATTCCAGCCATTTGTTCGTGGTGAAAAAAATAAAAATAATAATGGCAGTGGCTTAGGTTTAGCCATTGTCTCTGAGTGTGTGAAGCAATTAAAAGGCGATGTGAAATGGCTATCAGTAGAATCTGGCGCCAGTATTCAAGTCGCCTTTCCAAAAAGGGATCCAAAATGA
- a CDS encoding EF-hand domain-containing protein, whose product MKNLAIAVSAAVMTLASVGAHANTDFDKLDMNGDGYISIEEAKADEGLLAQFNELDADQDGQLSQAEFDNYEG is encoded by the coding sequence ATGAAAAATTTAGCAATCGCAGTATCAGCAGCAGTAATGACTTTGGCATCAGTAGGTGCACACGCAAACACGGATTTCGACAAATTAGACATGAATGGTGACGGTTACATCTCTATTGAAGAAGCAAAAGCAGATGAAGGCCTTCTTGCTCAATTCAACGAGCTAGACGCTGACCAAGACGGTCAACTAAGCCAAGCAGAATTTGATAACTACGAAGGTTAA
- a CDS encoding methyl-accepting chemotaxis protein has translation MKMRKKLIISFVLTVIIPILAIAVVSISQTKSDSLDKFLDASGNEIRQAEQSFVLFFEQMKKNARFLAESKTVQQVGQDTTTYFGAEKPMTPLQNGQTEANIFELYRAFGQTHEELLFVYLGTESGGFIQYPAEPLGDYDPRKRPWYQNASEDPNKVILTEPYQGVTGQAMVSVATAIKRDGKVIGVQSLDVTLATLTDIVSNIRLGESGYLILLDADGTVLADPKNKNNNFKHIKDLTGPLYEAIRNATNKPYLTIETDNKTYDAKIYRSDTLGWQFIAVIDEDEILASAYDMTISITIIAVVMVILFIIIAITLANKIVKPIEMVSEGLKEIAQGEGNLSKRLKVVTHDEIGELAAWFNKFLDSINSLVKDIQSNASTLNDAALGSQKSINDIRNQCHAQAEDSASATTTTETVEQLAAEISESCSHTLEDVVTADGHAQRGNSTIESTVSQVARLNHSLAESANAMNQLESESQDITNILGVIRSIAEQTNLLALNAAIEAARAGEQGRGFAVVADEVRTLAQRSHDATQEIEQVLTNLIAQTRTVSAQMTSSVSESETTIKQSQSAQQAFTDIAQAVSRIKTSVSNIGSQASLQGENAGHTRRLIDSVDVSVRQVGEETAALNAGADQLVSLAKDLERLVGRFNID, from the coding sequence ATGAAAATGCGCAAAAAGCTCATCATTAGCTTTGTTCTCACTGTGATCATTCCTATTTTAGCGATTGCTGTGGTCAGCATTTCTCAGACCAAAAGCGACTCTCTTGATAAATTTCTTGATGCATCCGGCAATGAGATAAGACAAGCCGAACAGTCTTTTGTACTGTTTTTTGAGCAGATGAAGAAAAATGCTCGCTTCCTCGCCGAGTCCAAGACCGTGCAACAAGTAGGTCAGGATACCACTACTTATTTTGGTGCAGAGAAACCGATGACTCCGCTACAAAACGGTCAAACAGAAGCCAATATTTTTGAGCTTTACCGGGCATTTGGACAAACCCACGAAGAATTATTGTTTGTGTATCTTGGCACTGAATCTGGTGGCTTTATTCAGTATCCTGCGGAGCCCCTTGGCGATTACGATCCAAGAAAACGCCCTTGGTATCAAAACGCCTCTGAAGATCCCAACAAGGTTATCCTTACTGAGCCTTATCAAGGGGTAACGGGGCAAGCCATGGTGTCGGTTGCCACCGCTATAAAACGTGATGGCAAAGTGATTGGCGTACAATCATTAGATGTAACGCTCGCAACATTGACCGATATTGTTAGCAATATCCGTCTCGGGGAGTCTGGGTATTTAATCCTCCTTGATGCTGATGGCACTGTACTGGCCGATCCCAAAAATAAAAATAACAACTTTAAACACATTAAAGATCTCACTGGGCCACTCTACGAGGCTATACGAAACGCCACAAACAAACCCTACCTTACCATTGAGACTGATAATAAAACCTATGACGCTAAGATTTATCGCTCCGACACGCTTGGCTGGCAATTTATCGCGGTGATTGATGAAGATGAAATCTTGGCTTCAGCTTACGATATGACAATTAGCATCACGATTATCGCTGTTGTCATGGTAATTCTGTTTATTATCATTGCAATAACGCTTGCCAATAAGATAGTTAAACCTATCGAAATGGTGTCTGAAGGCTTAAAAGAAATAGCACAAGGTGAAGGCAATCTTTCCAAACGTTTAAAAGTCGTCACCCATGATGAAATTGGAGAGCTGGCCGCGTGGTTCAATAAATTCTTGGACTCAATTAACTCGCTCGTAAAAGATATTCAAAGTAATGCCTCAACATTGAATGATGCTGCATTAGGGTCACAAAAGAGTATCAATGATATTCGAAATCAATGCCATGCGCAGGCTGAAGACTCCGCCAGTGCCACCACAACCACAGAGACTGTAGAGCAACTTGCCGCTGAAATCAGTGAGAGTTGCAGTCATACTTTGGAGGATGTTGTCACTGCGGACGGACACGCACAGCGTGGTAACAGCACAATAGAAAGCACGGTATCGCAGGTTGCGAGGCTTAACCATTCGTTGGCTGAGTCCGCCAACGCCATGAACCAGCTCGAAAGTGAAAGCCAAGATATCACCAACATTTTAGGGGTGATCCGTTCCATCGCAGAACAAACTAACCTTTTAGCATTAAATGCAGCGATTGAAGCTGCTCGTGCAGGTGAACAAGGCCGGGGCTTTGCGGTGGTTGCTGATGAAGTCAGAACGCTCGCGCAGCGCTCACATGACGCCACACAGGAAATAGAGCAAGTGTTAACCAACCTCATCGCACAAACGAGGACGGTATCGGCCCAAATGACGTCGAGCGTAAGCGAGTCTGAAACTACTATCAAACAATCACAAAGCGCTCAGCAAGCGTTTACTGATATCGCTCAGGCAGTATCAAGAATTAAAACTTCTGTTTCAAATATAGGGTCACAAGCCTCATTACAAGGAGAAAATGCCGGTCATACTAGACGTTTGATTGATTCGGTGGATGTTTCCGTACGACAAGTCGGAGAAGAAACGGCAGCATTAAATGCAGGCGCTGACCAATTAGTTAGTTTAGCCAAAGACTTAGAGCGCTTGGTCGGCCGCTTTAATATTGATTAA
- a CDS encoding sigma-54-dependent transcriptional regulator yields MSQTQQGAKLLLVDDDTSLTELLAMRLESHGYEVEVAHRGTQALNILKQMPIDLVITDLKMAHMNGFELNEQIKKYYTGMPVVMMTAHGSIPDAVDAMQQGFVSFLTKPIDSQQMLDVINEALAGKVRTAQTSDPNNFHGLLFQSAAMRQLVQQIQALASSNANILIQGESGTGKEVTAKAIHLASNQAQGPFIAINCGAMPAHLLESELFGHKKGAFTGAVNDKEGLVQAADGGTLFLDEIGDMPLDLQVKLLRVLQERTVRPVGGQTEHKVNVRFVSASHKNIQSAVAEKQFREDLYYRLNVVSVEIPSLRERLEDIPLLASRFLSALSDGEKQFNQQSITHLLNYHWPGNIRQLHNIVEHCVAITPGKMITEDIVQKALPKDKEQNAFTGLNEAKRQFEYDYIQKVLALCEGNVSEAAKLAQRNRSDFYKLLKKHEIQC; encoded by the coding sequence ATGAGTCAAACACAACAGGGCGCAAAGTTACTTTTAGTGGATGACGATACGTCTTTAACTGAGCTACTGGCAATGCGTTTAGAAAGTCACGGCTACGAAGTTGAAGTTGCGCACCGCGGTACGCAAGCGTTAAATATCCTCAAGCAAATGCCTATCGACTTGGTCATCACCGATTTGAAGATGGCGCACATGAATGGCTTTGAACTTAATGAGCAAATAAAGAAGTATTATACCGGCATGCCCGTTGTGATGATGACCGCTCACGGCTCTATTCCTGACGCTGTTGACGCCATGCAGCAAGGCTTTGTGAGCTTTTTAACCAAACCTATAGATTCTCAGCAAATGCTCGATGTCATCAATGAGGCGCTTGCAGGAAAAGTAAGAACTGCACAAACTTCGGATCCAAATAACTTCCATGGGTTGTTATTCCAAAGTGCCGCAATGCGTCAATTGGTACAACAAATTCAAGCACTTGCCAGCAGTAACGCAAATATTCTCATCCAAGGCGAGAGCGGTACCGGTAAAGAGGTGACGGCAAAAGCAATCCATTTAGCCAGTAATCAAGCGCAAGGCCCTTTTATTGCGATTAACTGTGGCGCAATGCCCGCTCACCTATTGGAATCTGAACTATTCGGCCATAAAAAAGGCGCGTTTACCGGCGCGGTGAACGACAAAGAAGGCTTAGTACAAGCAGCAGATGGCGGCACCCTATTCCTCGACGAAATTGGTGATATGCCGCTTGATTTGCAAGTTAAGCTACTGCGTGTTTTACAAGAGCGAACCGTTCGTCCTGTGGGCGGCCAAACCGAGCATAAGGTCAATGTTCGTTTTGTCTCTGCAAGCCATAAGAACATTCAAAGCGCCGTTGCCGAAAAGCAATTTCGTGAAGATTTATACTATCGATTAAACGTGGTGTCTGTTGAAATCCCAAGCTTAAGAGAGCGATTGGAAGATATTCCACTACTTGCATCACGCTTCTTAAGTGCACTTAGCGATGGCGAAAAGCAATTTAACCAACAAAGTATTACGCATTTGTTGAACTATCATTGGCCGGGCAACATCCGCCAGCTCCATAATATCGTGGAGCACTGTGTTGCTATTACTCCAGGTAAAATGATCACTGAAGATATCGTACAAAAAGCCTTGCCTAAGGATAAAGAGCAGAATGCGTTTACAGGATTAAATGAAGCGAAACGCCAGTTTGAATATGACTACATCCAAAAAGTACTGGCACTTTGCGAAGGGAATGTGTCGGAAGCTGCAAAACTTGCGCAACGTAATCGCTCTGATTTTTACAAATTACTTAAAAAACATGAGATCCAATGCTAA
- a CDS encoding calmodulin, whose product MKNLLVAVSLAGLSMASVNAIAGDDFAKYDADGSGTISMSEAKVNPNLVEQFTQLDGNADGELSESEFANFKG is encoded by the coding sequence ATGAAAAATCTATTAGTAGCAGTTTCCCTAGCGGGTCTATCAATGGCATCAGTTAATGCGATAGCTGGTGACGACTTCGCCAAATACGATGCCGATGGTAGTGGCACAATCAGCATGAGCGAAGCGAAAGTAAATCCCAATCTTGTTGAGCAATTTACTCAGCTAGACGGTAACGCTGACGGCGAGTTAAGTGAATCAGAATTCGCAAATTTTAAAGGCTGA
- a CDS encoding calmodulin produces the protein MKNLLAALSITGMTLVSASAMAMDDFEKYDTDGSGTISMSEAQVNPKLAEQFKTLDVDGNGELSESEYEHFEG, from the coding sequence ATGAAAAATTTACTAGCAGCACTTTCAATTACAGGTATGACATTAGTTTCAGCATCGGCAATGGCGATGGATGACTTCGAAAAGTACGACACAGATGGCAGCGGCACGATCAGCATGAGTGAGGCGCAGGTTAACCCTAAGTTAGCTGAGCAATTCAAGACACTTGATGTTGACGGTAACGGCGAGCTAAGCGAGTCAGAGTACGAGCACTTTGAAGGCTAA